In Collimonas arenae, a single genomic region encodes these proteins:
- a CDS encoding nicotinate-nucleotide adenylyltransferase, which yields MTSNHTPRSRQCIAVLGGSFDPVHNGHVALAKYFVTLLAPDELRVIPAGNPWQKHGLEASPEQRVEMVKRAFSQQSVPLVIDQQEILRQTATYTIDTLQALRAELGPQASIVFLMGADQLQHLNTWQGWDRLFDYAHLGVASRPGFAMDASQVPAEVTREFTRRAATPEQIRQSAHGLTYLAKNLAVDISATEIRAALHNAKRPDTLVPAAVLDYIEQHHLYKN from the coding sequence ATGACATCCAATCACACTCCACGTTCCAGGCAGTGCATAGCAGTTCTCGGCGGCAGTTTCGATCCGGTCCACAATGGTCATGTGGCGCTGGCGAAATACTTTGTCACCTTGCTGGCGCCAGATGAATTGCGGGTAATTCCTGCCGGCAACCCTTGGCAAAAACACGGACTGGAAGCCAGTCCGGAGCAACGGGTTGAGATGGTAAAGCGTGCATTTAGCCAGCAAAGCGTACCGTTGGTCATCGACCAGCAGGAAATCCTGCGACAGACCGCAACGTATACTATTGATACATTGCAAGCATTGCGCGCTGAACTCGGGCCGCAGGCGTCTATCGTTTTCCTGATGGGCGCCGACCAGTTGCAGCATTTGAATACCTGGCAAGGCTGGGACCGCCTGTTTGACTATGCCCATCTGGGCGTGGCTTCACGCCCCGGTTTTGCCATGGATGCATCGCAGGTTCCAGCCGAGGTCACGCGCGAATTTACACGCCGCGCGGCTACCCCGGAGCAGATTCGCCAGAGCGCGCACGGTTTGACCTATCTGGCGAAGAATCTGGCTGTAGATATTTCGGCAACAGAAATCCGTGCGGCGCTGCACAACGCAAAAAGACCCGACACGCTGGTCCCGGCGGCAGTACTGGACTATATTGAACAACATCATCTTTATAAGAATTAA
- the rlmH gene encoding 23S rRNA (pseudouridine(1915)-N(3))-methyltransferase RlmH, with protein MQLIIAAVGHKMPAWIENGFGEYAKRMPPDCRIVLKEIKPVERSGSNTAASAMALERSRIEAVLPKGVRIVALDERGKDLTSVQLSQQLTQWQRDGRDVAFIIGGADGLDPEFKANADSLLRISSLTLPHGMVRVLLAEQLYRAWSITQNHPYHRV; from the coding sequence ATGCAGCTCATCATCGCTGCGGTCGGCCACAAAATGCCGGCATGGATTGAGAACGGCTTCGGCGAGTATGCGAAACGCATGCCGCCGGATTGCCGTATCGTCCTCAAGGAAATCAAACCCGTCGAACGCTCAGGCAGCAACACGGCCGCTTCCGCCATGGCGCTGGAGCGCAGCAGGATCGAGGCCGTCTTGCCGAAAGGCGTGCGCATCGTCGCTCTCGATGAACGCGGCAAGGACCTGACTAGCGTCCAGCTGTCGCAGCAACTTACCCAATGGCAGCGCGATGGCCGCGATGTCGCCTTCATTATTGGCGGCGCCGATGGCCTGGATCCTGAGTTCAAGGCGAACGCCGACAGCCTGTTACGCATCTCCAGCCTGACGCTGCCGCACGGCATGGTGCGCGTGCTGCTGGCCGAACAACTTTACCGCGCCTGGTCGATTACCCAGAACCATCCCTACCATCGCGTGTAA
- the purD gene encoding phosphoribosylamine--glycine ligase, translated as MKILVVGSGGREHALAWKIAQSPRIQTVFVAPGNGGTALDQRLENINITDPAALADFVEREHVALTVVGPETPLAAGIVNIFRARGLKIFGPTKEAAQLESSKDFAKSFMQRHHIPTAEYQTFSDVGAAHQYIDQKGAPIVIKADGLAAGKGVVVAMTLEEAHGAVDMMLSDNRLGDAGARVVIEEFLAGEEASFIVMVDGKNILPLATSQDHKRLKDDDQGPNTGGMGAYSPAPIVTPALHARVMREIITPTVQGMAKDGIPFSGFLYAGLMIDDKGNPKTLEFNCRMGDPETQPIMARLKTDLLMVMEHAVSGTLDTIELEWDRRTALGVVMAASGYPDAPRKDDLISGIPPENADTVTFHAGTTLTGERLTTSGGRVLCVVGLGDSVKMAQKQAYGVVDLIHFDGAQFRRDIGWRALKKHA; from the coding sequence ATGAAAATTCTGGTAGTGGGCTCTGGCGGCCGCGAGCATGCCCTGGCGTGGAAAATCGCCCAATCCCCGCGCATTCAAACGGTCTTCGTCGCACCCGGCAACGGTGGCACTGCGCTCGACCAGCGCCTGGAAAACATCAACATCACCGATCCGGCGGCGCTGGCGGATTTCGTTGAACGCGAACATGTCGCGCTCACCGTGGTCGGTCCGGAAACTCCGCTGGCAGCAGGCATCGTGAATATTTTCCGTGCCCGCGGCCTGAAGATTTTCGGCCCGACCAAGGAAGCGGCGCAGCTGGAAAGCTCGAAGGATTTCGCCAAGTCCTTCATGCAACGTCATCACATCCCTACTGCCGAATATCAAACCTTCTCCGACGTCGGCGCAGCGCATCAGTACATCGACCAAAAAGGCGCACCGATTGTCATCAAGGCCGATGGCCTGGCTGCCGGCAAGGGCGTTGTGGTTGCCATGACTCTGGAAGAGGCGCACGGCGCGGTCGACATGATGCTGTCCGATAATCGTCTCGGCGATGCAGGCGCGCGCGTAGTGATCGAAGAATTCCTCGCCGGCGAAGAAGCCAGCTTTATCGTCATGGTCGATGGCAAGAACATCCTGCCACTGGCCACCAGCCAGGATCACAAGCGCCTCAAGGACGACGACCAGGGGCCGAACACCGGCGGCATGGGCGCCTATTCGCCAGCCCCTATCGTCACCCCGGCGCTGCACGCACGCGTCATGCGCGAAATCATCACGCCGACAGTGCAAGGCATGGCCAAGGACGGTATTCCGTTCAGCGGCTTCCTGTACGCTGGCCTGATGATCGACGACAAGGGCAATCCGAAAACGCTGGAGTTCAACTGCCGCATGGGCGACCCGGAAACCCAGCCGATCATGGCGCGCCTGAAAACCGATTTGCTGATGGTAATGGAGCATGCTGTCAGCGGCACCCTGGATACGATTGAACTGGAATGGGACCGTCGCACCGCGCTGGGCGTGGTGATGGCTGCGTCCGGTTACCCGGACGCGCCGCGCAAGGACGACCTGATTTCCGGGATTCCGCCGGAGAACGCCGATACAGTGACGTTCCATGCCGGCACCACCCTCACCGGCGAACGTTTGACCACATCCGGCGGCCGCGTACTGTGCGTAGTGGGCCTGGGCGACAGCGTCAAGATGGCGCAGAAACAGGCTTACGGCGTGGTCGACCTGATTCATTTCGACGGCGCGCAGTTCCGCCGCGATATCGGCTGGCGGGCACTGAAGAAACATGCCTGA
- a CDS encoding quinone oxidoreductase family protein encodes MVKAIRISKTGGPEVMDYVDVEVGDPGPGEVRIRHAACGLNFIDVYFRTGLYPQPLPGGLGQEAAGVIEAVGEGVTHVKVGDRVSYATRPNGAYSEARVMPAAFLITLPDSISFDTAAAMTLQGLTAQYLFRRTFPLRGGETILFHAAAGGVGLIASQWARALGVTMIGTVSSAEKAALATAAGCTHVINYKTENFVERVREITGGKGVPVVYDSIGKDTFIGSLDCLAPLGTMVSFGNASGAVPPFSLNELASRGSLTITRPSLPSYISTRADLDAAAADLFQMVDSKKITIEINQRYALKDVGQAHADLEARKTTGSTVLIP; translated from the coding sequence ATGGTAAAAGCAATCAGGATATCGAAAACCGGCGGCCCGGAGGTCATGGATTATGTAGACGTGGAGGTTGGCGATCCAGGCCCGGGCGAAGTGCGGATACGGCACGCTGCCTGCGGCTTGAATTTTATCGACGTCTACTTCCGCACCGGCTTGTACCCGCAACCGTTGCCGGGTGGCTTGGGCCAGGAAGCTGCAGGCGTGATCGAAGCGGTGGGCGAGGGGGTGACGCACGTCAAGGTCGGTGACCGGGTATCTTATGCGACCCGTCCTAATGGCGCTTATTCCGAAGCGCGTGTGATGCCGGCAGCGTTCCTGATCACATTGCCTGATTCCATCAGTTTCGATACGGCCGCTGCAATGACTTTGCAGGGCCTGACTGCACAATACCTGTTTCGCCGCACCTTCCCCTTGCGCGGCGGTGAAACCATCTTGTTCCATGCTGCCGCGGGCGGTGTTGGCCTGATCGCCAGCCAATGGGCGCGAGCGCTGGGCGTGACCATGATAGGCACCGTCAGCTCGGCAGAAAAAGCGGCGCTGGCGACAGCGGCCGGCTGCACCCATGTGATCAATTACAAGACCGAGAATTTTGTCGAACGGGTGCGTGAAATCACCGGTGGCAAAGGCGTGCCGGTTGTGTATGATTCGATCGGCAAAGATACATTCATCGGTTCGCTGGATTGCCTTGCGCCTTTGGGCACCATGGTCAGTTTCGGCAATGCCTCCGGTGCGGTGCCACCGTTCAGCCTGAACGAATTGGCGTCGCGCGGCTCGCTGACGATTACCCGGCCTTCGCTGCCAAGTTACATATCGACCCGGGCCGATCTTGATGCTGCTGCTGCGGATTTGTTCCAGATGGTGGACAGCAAGAAAATCACGATTGAAATCAACCAGCGCTATGCTTTGAAAGATGTGGGGCAGGCACATGCCGATCTGGAGGCGCGCAAGACCACTGGTTCCACTGTCTTGATTCCTTGA
- the hemF gene encoding oxygen-dependent coproporphyrinogen oxidase, giving the protein MISNTSPDSPANPASAVKSYLLDLQARIVAALEQIDGKPFGSDQWQRAEGGGGNSRIIEEGNVLERGGVGFSHVMGSSLPPSAAADRPELAGRKWEAMGVSLVMHPRNPFAPTVHMNVRFFIASAEGQEPVWWFGGGIDLTPYYGFTEDVEHFHRTCRDALTPFDSDTVQGPALYPRFKQWCDDYFYLKHRKEPRGVGGIFFDDFNALGFEKSFAMMQSVGNAFIPAYAPILARRKDTPYGENERDFQAYRRGRYVEFNLVYDRGTLFGLQSGGRTESILMSMPPVVKWRYDWQPAAGSPEARLYSDFLIHREWV; this is encoded by the coding sequence ATGATTTCAAACACCTCTCCCGATAGTCCAGCCAATCCGGCCAGCGCGGTCAAATCCTACTTGCTCGATCTGCAAGCGCGCATCGTTGCAGCGCTGGAACAGATTGACGGCAAACCTTTCGGCAGCGATCAATGGCAACGTGCCGAAGGCGGCGGCGGCAATTCGCGGATTATCGAAGAAGGCAATGTGCTGGAACGCGGTGGCGTCGGTTTTTCGCACGTAATGGGCAGTAGCCTGCCGCCATCTGCAGCGGCTGACCGACCAGAACTGGCCGGCCGCAAGTGGGAGGCCATGGGCGTCTCGCTGGTCATGCATCCGCGTAACCCGTTCGCTCCGACCGTCCACATGAACGTGCGCTTTTTCATCGCCAGCGCCGAAGGCCAGGAGCCGGTCTGGTGGTTTGGCGGCGGCATCGATCTCACCCCTTATTACGGTTTTACCGAAGATGTCGAACATTTTCACCGTACTTGCCGTGATGCGCTGACGCCGTTTGACAGCGATACAGTGCAAGGGCCGGCGCTCTACCCGCGCTTCAAACAATGGTGCGACGATTATTTTTATTTGAAGCACCGCAAGGAGCCGCGCGGCGTCGGCGGCATTTTCTTCGATGATTTCAATGCCTTGGGCTTCGAAAAAAGCTTTGCCATGATGCAAAGCGTCGGCAACGCATTTATCCCGGCGTATGCGCCAATCCTGGCGCGCCGCAAGGATACGCCCTACGGCGAAAATGAGCGGGATTTCCAGGCATATCGTCGCGGACGCTATGTTGAATTCAATTTAGTGTATGATCGCGGCACTTTGTTCGGTCTGCAATCCGGGGGACGTACCGAGTCTATCCTGATGTCGATGCCGCCCGTGGTCAAGTGGCGCTACGACTGGCAACCAGCGGCAGGGAGCCCGGAAGCTCGTTTATATTCCGATTTCCTGATCCATCGCGAGTGGGTTTGA
- the rng gene encoding ribonuclease G, with amino-acid sequence MSEDILVNITPQETRVALIFQGAVQELHIERTLSRGLAGNIYLGKVVRVLPGMQSAFIDIGLERAAFLHVADIWETRAHDGQAAQQTPIEKLLFDGQSLTVQVVKDPIGTKGARLSTQISIAGRMLVYLPQDRHIGISQRIENEAERELLKSKVQKLLPPEEKGGFIIRTMAEDAPDADLQMDIEYLRKTWSSITLLTKTKPAPTLLHQDLSLAQRVLRDFVNDETTTIQVDSRENYQKLQEFAASYTPSVTERLMHYTGERPLFDLYGVEEEILEALSRRVPLKSGGYLIVDQTEAMTTIDVNTGSFVNGRNFDDTIFKTNLEAAHAIARQLRLRNLGGIIILDFIDMENSEHKLAVLAELHKALLRDRTKKSVSEFSALGLVEMTRKRTRESLAHILCEPCPACNGKGQVKTARTICYEILREVLREAKQFNPREFRILASQVVVDMFLEEESQHLAMLGDFIHKPISLQVETVYPQEQYDIILM; translated from the coding sequence ATGAGCGAAGACATCCTCGTCAATATCACACCGCAGGAAACCCGCGTCGCCCTGATTTTCCAGGGCGCTGTGCAAGAGCTGCATATCGAACGCACCTTGTCGCGTGGCCTGGCCGGCAATATCTATCTGGGCAAGGTAGTCCGCGTGCTGCCCGGCATGCAATCGGCATTTATCGATATAGGACTTGAACGCGCTGCCTTCCTGCACGTCGCTGACATCTGGGAAACCCGCGCCCACGACGGCCAGGCGGCCCAGCAAACGCCGATTGAGAAGCTTCTGTTCGATGGCCAGTCGCTGACGGTGCAAGTCGTCAAAGACCCGATAGGCACCAAAGGCGCCCGGCTGTCGACGCAGATTTCCATCGCAGGCCGCATGCTGGTGTACCTGCCGCAAGACCGCCATATCGGCATCTCGCAACGTATCGAGAATGAAGCCGAACGCGAACTGCTGAAGAGCAAAGTGCAAAAGCTGTTGCCGCCCGAGGAAAAAGGCGGTTTCATCATCCGCACCATGGCTGAAGACGCGCCGGATGCGGACTTGCAGATGGATATCGAGTATCTGCGCAAGACCTGGTCGTCCATCACGCTGCTAACCAAGACCAAACCGGCGCCGACCTTACTGCATCAGGACTTGAGCCTGGCGCAACGCGTGCTACGCGATTTCGTCAATGACGAGACCACCACGATCCAGGTCGATTCGCGCGAAAATTACCAGAAACTGCAGGAATTCGCCGCAAGTTACACGCCATCCGTCACCGAACGGCTGATGCATTACACGGGCGAACGGCCGCTATTCGACCTGTATGGCGTAGAAGAAGAAATCCTGGAAGCCTTGAGTCGGCGCGTGCCGCTCAAGTCGGGCGGCTACCTGATCGTCGATCAGACGGAAGCCATGACGACCATCGACGTCAATACCGGCAGTTTCGTCAACGGCCGCAATTTCGACGACACGATTTTTAAAACCAATCTGGAAGCCGCACACGCGATTGCACGCCAGCTCAGGTTGCGCAATCTGGGTGGTATCATCATTCTCGATTTCATCGACATGGAAAATAGCGAGCACAAGCTTGCTGTGCTCGCCGAGTTGCACAAGGCCTTGCTGCGCGACAGAACCAAGAAATCGGTTTCGGAATTCTCGGCGCTGGGCCTGGTGGAAATGACGCGCAAACGCACCCGCGAATCGCTGGCGCATATTTTGTGCGAACCCTGCCCTGCTTGCAACGGCAAAGGCCAGGTCAAAACCGCGCGCACCATCTGTTACGAAATCCTGCGCGAAGTGCTGCGCGAAGCCAAACAATTCAACCCGCGCGAATTCCGTATTCTGGCGTCGCAAGTGGTGGTTGACATGTTCCTTGAAGAAGAATCCCAGCATCTGGCGATGCTGGGTGATTTCATTCACAAGCCGATTTCATTGCAGGTGGAAACGGTTTATCCGCAGGAACAGTACGACATCATTCTTATGTAA
- the rsfS gene encoding ribosome silencing factor, whose translation MDIKKLQSLVIDALEDVKAQDIRVYDTVHLTGLFDRIAIASGTSNRQTKALAASVRDKVKENGGNILSVEGEDTGEWVLVDMGDMVVHIMQPAIRAYYRLEEIWGDKEVKFGAAKRISTRTAAEEEAPKKISRHLASQALKPEDDTPKKAPARKKPVKTDGVKKAVGKTIKVAPSKSSVPPKKTAAPKKAPAKKPAVKRAPAKTKAAE comes from the coding sequence ATGGATATCAAAAAACTACAAAGTCTCGTCATCGATGCACTCGAAGACGTCAAAGCCCAAGACATTCGCGTCTACGACACGGTTCACCTGACCGGCCTGTTCGATCGTATCGCGATTGCCTCCGGTACTTCCAATCGTCAAACCAAGGCACTGGCCGCTTCAGTGCGTGACAAAGTCAAGGAAAACGGCGGCAACATTCTCAGCGTCGAAGGCGAAGACACCGGCGAATGGGTACTGGTCGACATGGGCGATATGGTGGTTCACATCATGCAGCCGGCAATCCGCGCCTACTATCGTCTGGAAGAAATCTGGGGCGACAAGGAAGTCAAGTTCGGCGCTGCCAAACGGATTTCTACGCGTACCGCTGCAGAAGAAGAGGCGCCAAAGAAAATATCCCGCCACCTCGCTTCGCAAGCGTTGAAGCCGGAAGACGACACACCGAAAAAAGCACCCGCGCGCAAGAAGCCGGTCAAGACCGATGGCGTCAAGAAGGCAGTCGGCAAAACCATCAAGGTAGCGCCATCGAAGAGTTCAGTGCCGCCTAAGAAGACTGCCGCGCCAAAGAAGGCTCCTGCCAAGAAGCCAGCGGTCAAGCGCGCTCCGGCAAAGACCAAGGCGGCTGAATAA
- a CDS encoding DMT family transporter, protein MSSKLYPAGRQLFLGGLAIAVAGAILFSAKAIVAKLIYRYPVDAVMLITFRMLFSLPLFAAVALWKARSETPLSNRDRARIVVLGLIGYYLSSFLDFLGLQYISAGLERLILFLTPSFVLLMSFLFYRRRVTWLEWAALLISYLGTVLVFLHDVRLGGANIGLGSTLVLGAAISYALYLMLSGELVSRVGAMRLVAYAMCVSCVACIVQFMVLRPWPVLLQQSAPVYGLSMINAVFCTVLPVFLTMIAVARIGPATAAQAGMVGPVSTLFLGALILDEPVTAIQLTGTSLVLVGIYLISKKKT, encoded by the coding sequence ATGAGCAGCAAGTTATACCCGGCCGGTCGCCAACTCTTTCTTGGCGGCTTGGCAATTGCCGTTGCCGGCGCGATTCTGTTTTCAGCCAAGGCGATTGTCGCCAAACTGATCTATCGCTATCCGGTTGATGCGGTCATGCTGATCACGTTTCGCATGCTGTTTTCGTTGCCGTTGTTTGCCGCCGTGGCCTTGTGGAAGGCGCGTAGCGAAACGCCGTTGTCGAACCGCGACCGGGCCCGGATAGTGGTGCTGGGATTGATCGGCTATTACCTGTCGAGTTTTCTCGACTTTCTCGGCCTGCAGTATATTTCGGCCGGGCTGGAACGTTTGATCTTGTTTTTGACGCCGTCGTTCGTGTTGCTGATGTCATTTCTGTTTTACCGGCGCCGGGTGACATGGCTGGAGTGGGCTGCATTGCTGATTTCCTATCTGGGAACGGTGCTGGTGTTCTTGCATGATGTGCGCCTGGGCGGCGCCAATATCGGCCTGGGAAGTACCTTGGTGCTAGGGGCGGCAATCAGCTATGCGCTGTATCTGATGCTATCGGGCGAACTGGTGAGCCGGGTCGGTGCGATGCGGCTGGTGGCGTATGCGATGTGTGTTTCTTGCGTTGCCTGCATTGTGCAGTTCATGGTGTTGCGGCCGTGGCCGGTTTTGTTGCAACAGTCGGCGCCGGTATATGGCTTGTCGATGATTAACGCCGTGTTTTGTACGGTGCTGCCGGTGTTTTTGACGATGATTGCGGTGGCGCGCATTGGTCCCGCGACTGCGGCGCAAGCCGGTATGGTCGGGCCGGTTTCGACCTTGTTTTTAGGTGCGCTGATTCTGGACGAGCCAGTTACGGCGATCCAGCTGACGGGCACCAGTCTGGTGTTGGTGGGGATTTATCTGATCTCGAAAAAGAAGACATAG
- a CDS encoding helicase HerA-like C-terminal domain-containing protein, whose product MSNPLLIAKNAEHDLVLLPALVNRHGCITGATGTGKTVTLQVIAQALSDRGVPVFMADVKGDLSGMAKAGASSGKLKQRLEALGIEEPQWAATPVTFWDVYGQQGHPVRATISDMGPLLLARMLNLNDTQQGVLQLVFKIADDNGLLLLDLKDLRAMLQHVGDNAASFQTEYGNISAASIGAIQRGLIGIGEQGGEQFFGEPMLNIDDLIQTDGSGKGVVNILAADKLMNAPRLYSTFLLWMLSELFEHLPEVGDLDQPKLVFFFDEAHLLFSEAPKPLLQKIEQVVRLIRSKGVGVFFVTQNPLDIPDTVLGQLGNRVQHALRAYTPRDQKAVQAAADTFRANPALNTAEVIGELGVGEALVSFLDEKGRPTIVERAFILPPASQIGPITDEERKQLMATSIVAGVYEAAVDRESAYEILKGRSATPAAKDGAQAGTDSSIGATVSSWGSALGGLLGGGSGHKDSVVQAVVKSAARTIGSQVGRELIRGVLGSLLKKK is encoded by the coding sequence ATGTCAAATCCTCTCCTGATTGCCAAAAACGCCGAGCATGACCTGGTGCTCCTGCCCGCATTAGTGAATCGCCATGGCTGCATTACCGGCGCCACCGGCACCGGTAAGACCGTCACCTTGCAAGTGATTGCACAGGCTTTGTCGGATCGCGGCGTACCGGTTTTCATGGCCGACGTCAAGGGTGATTTGTCCGGCATGGCTAAGGCTGGAGCCTCTTCGGGTAAGTTGAAGCAGCGGCTGGAGGCGCTGGGAATCGAAGAGCCGCAGTGGGCGGCGACGCCGGTCACTTTCTGGGATGTGTATGGCCAACAGGGCCATCCGGTGCGCGCTACGATCTCCGACATGGGGCCGTTGCTGTTGGCGCGTATGCTGAATCTGAACGATACCCAGCAAGGCGTGTTGCAGCTGGTGTTCAAGATCGCCGACGACAACGGCCTGCTGTTGCTGGACCTGAAGGATTTGCGGGCGATGTTGCAACACGTCGGTGACAATGCTGCCAGTTTCCAGACCGAATACGGCAATATTTCCGCCGCCAGCATCGGCGCTATCCAGCGCGGCCTGATCGGCATTGGCGAGCAAGGCGGCGAACAGTTCTTCGGCGAGCCGATGCTCAATATCGACGACCTGATCCAGACCGATGGCAGTGGCAAGGGTGTGGTGAATATTCTGGCGGCTGACAAGCTGATGAACGCGCCGCGCCTGTATTCCACCTTTTTGCTGTGGATGCTGTCGGAACTGTTTGAACATTTACCCGAAGTGGGCGACCTGGACCAGCCGAAGCTGGTGTTTTTCTTTGACGAAGCACATTTGCTGTTCAGCGAAGCGCCCAAGCCCTTGCTGCAGAAAATCGAGCAAGTGGTGAGGTTGATCCGTTCCAAAGGTGTTGGCGTATTCTTCGTCACGCAAAATCCGCTGGATATTCCCGATACCGTGCTGGGCCAGTTGGGTAATCGCGTGCAGCATGCGCTGCGCGCCTATACGCCGCGCGATCAAAAAGCCGTGCAAGCCGCCGCCGATACCTTCCGCGCCAATCCGGCCTTGAACACGGCAGAAGTCATCGGCGAACTTGGCGTCGGCGAAGCACTGGTGTCCTTCCTTGACGAGAAGGGACGTCCGACTATCGTCGAGCGTGCATTCATCCTGCCGCCGGCATCGCAGATCGGACCGATCACAGATGAAGAGCGCAAGCAACTGATGGCGACATCGATTGTCGCCGGCGTGTATGAGGCCGCAGTGGATCGCGAATCGGCATACGAAATATTGAAGGGACGCAGCGCTACGCCAGCAGCCAAAGATGGCGCGCAAGCCGGTACGGATTCGTCGATTGGGGCCACTGTCAGTTCGTGGGGCAGCGCGTTGGGCGGCTTGCTGGGCGGCGGTTCGGGGCATAAAGACAGCGTGGTACAGGCAGTGGTCAAGTCCGCTGCGCGCACCATCGGTTCTCAGGTTGGACGCGAATTGATTCGCGGCGTGCTGGGATCTTTGCTGAAAAAAAAGTAA
- a CDS encoding YebC/PmpR family DNA-binding transcriptional regulator, producing the protein MAGHSKWANIKHKKAATDAKRGKIWTRLIKEITVAARMGGGDIDANPRLRLAIDKASDANMPKDNVTRAIQRGSGGLDGVNYEEVRYEGYGIGGAAIIVDCMTDNRIRTVAEVRHAFSKYGGNMGTEGSVAFMFKHCGQLLFAPGTNEDALMEAALEAGAEDVVTDDEGGIEVISDPHDFSALKEALEKAGFKAEVAEIIMKPATETVFTGDDAVKMQKLLDALENLDDVQEIYSNAVIED; encoded by the coding sequence ATGGCTGGACACAGCAAATGGGCCAATATTAAGCATAAGAAGGCCGCAACCGACGCCAAGCGCGGCAAAATCTGGACCCGCTTGATCAAGGAAATTACCGTTGCGGCCCGTATGGGCGGCGGCGACATTGACGCCAACCCGCGTTTGCGACTGGCAATCGACAAGGCGTCCGACGCCAATATGCCCAAGGACAACGTCACCCGCGCCATCCAGCGCGGTAGCGGCGGCCTGGACGGCGTCAACTACGAAGAAGTGCGCTACGAAGGCTATGGCATCGGCGGCGCCGCCATCATCGTAGATTGCATGACTGACAACAGAATTCGCACGGTCGCCGAAGTGCGCCACGCCTTTTCCAAATACGGCGGCAACATGGGCACCGAAGGCTCTGTGGCGTTCATGTTCAAACATTGCGGCCAGTTGCTGTTCGCGCCAGGCACCAATGAGGACGCTTTAATGGAAGCGGCATTGGAAGCAGGTGCGGAAGATGTCGTCACCGACGATGAAGGCGGCATCGAAGTTATTTCGGATCCCCATGATTTTTCCGCACTCAAGGAAGCCCTGGAAAAAGCCGGCTTCAAGGCAGAAGTGGCTGAAATCATCATGAAGCCGGCGACTGAAACCGTGTTCACCGGCGACGACGCCGTCAAGATGCAAAAGCTGCTGGACGCGCTGGAAAACCTGGACGATGTACAAGAAATTTATAGCAACGCAGTAATCGAAGACTGA
- a CDS encoding Maf family protein encodes MKNPYQKIYLASKSPRRRELLRQIGVVFELLLLRDQTPRGPDVSEDVLPGELPQTYVARVTMEKARAAYQMMVWRSLPARPILAADTTVTIDGRILGKPANKREAVEMLRLLSGRTHQVLTSVAVIHQEQSWQLTQVSDVLFQSLSDAMIEAYCDTNEPYDKAGGYGIQGPAAIFIESIHGSHSGIMGLPLFETAQLLQQAGIRIL; translated from the coding sequence ATGAAAAACCCTTACCAGAAAATCTATCTTGCTTCGAAAAGCCCGCGCCGGCGCGAGCTGCTAAGACAAATCGGCGTTGTCTTTGAATTGCTGTTGTTGCGCGACCAGACTCCGCGCGGCCCCGACGTCAGCGAAGACGTCTTGCCGGGCGAATTGCCGCAAACCTATGTTGCCCGGGTCACTATGGAAAAAGCGCGCGCCGCTTACCAGATGATGGTGTGGCGCAGTTTGCCGGCGCGGCCGATCCTGGCGGCCGATACGACGGTCACGATCGATGGCAGGATTCTCGGCAAGCCAGCCAATAAACGCGAAGCGGTCGAGATGCTGCGACTGTTGTCCGGACGCACTCATCAGGTGCTCACCAGCGTCGCTGTTATCCATCAAGAACAATCTTGGCAACTCACGCAGGTTTCGGATGTCTTATTCCAAAGCTTGAGCGATGCCATGATCGAGGCCTACTGCGATACCAACGAGCCTTATGACAAGGCCGGCGGCTACGGCATCCAGGGACCGGCAGCGATTTTCATCGAAAGCATACATGGCAGCCATTCCGGCATCATGGGACTGCCACTTTTCGAAACAGCACAATTACTCCAACAGGCAGGCATCCGCATTTTATGA